The Commensalibacter nepenthis genome has a window encoding:
- a CDS encoding SDR family NAD(P)-dependent oxidoreductase has product MQNKIAFITGASRGIGQACAVALAQAGAHCIISARTQMGLMQTDDLIQSVGEKATLLPLDLGSQDACKQIDLIGPSIAAQFKRLDIFIHAAFQYVPLTPVTQITDVAWDKNIQVNLSSPWRLIRTLSPLLSATKNANAFFFQPMASYLPFWSPVTAIHAALGAMIQSWQQEIAQLSSLQIHYLPLSPTNTLLRQSFFPAENKQTLNTPAQTAKEIIAHIIH; this is encoded by the coding sequence TTGCAAAATAAAATCGCATTTATTACAGGTGCCAGCCGTGGCATCGGTCAAGCCTGTGCTGTTGCCTTGGCACAGGCTGGTGCGCATTGTATTATCAGCGCCAGAACTCAGATGGGATTAATGCAAACAGATGACCTAATACAATCCGTTGGGGAAAAGGCAACGTTATTGCCTTTGGATTTAGGTAGTCAAGATGCTTGCAAACAAATTGATCTGATTGGTCCATCGATTGCAGCTCAATTCAAACGATTAGATATTTTTATCCATGCTGCTTTTCAATATGTTCCCTTAACACCAGTAACACAAATCACCGATGTGGCATGGGACAAAAACATACAGGTTAATTTATCAAGTCCTTGGCGATTAATCCGCACATTGTCGCCATTACTCTCTGCCACTAAAAATGCCAATGCATTTTTCTTTCAACCGATGGCTTCATACCTGCCCTTTTGGTCGCCCGTTACAGCTATACACGCAGCACTGGGGGCAATGATTCAATCTTGGCAGCAAGAAATTGCACAATTATCCTCATTGCAAATCCATTATCTTCCCCTATCCCCTACGAATACTTTATTAAGACAATCTTTTTTCCCAGCCGAAAATAAACAAACCTTAAATACACCTGCACAAACAGCCAAAGAAATCATTGCGCACATTATTCATTAA
- the nfsB gene encoding oxygen-insensitive NAD(P)H nitroreductase, whose amino-acid sequence MNLQQIIHRRYSTKKYNPNKKIPEDQIEQLIELLQYTPTSINSQPYHFVLTGTPTGKKRIATSMADGHFVFNHNKVIHASHTIVICSKTSIDREYLTKTIKKAHKDGRIDSLERVEQQINQYMGFIDLHNNVHKDAQSWMARQCYIALGNLLLGAAALGIDATPIEGFDSAILDKELGLTAQGYMSLVVIALGYRADDDIFAKLPKSRLPKEDLFTFL is encoded by the coding sequence ATGAATCTTCAACAAATTATTCATCGACGTTATTCAACAAAAAAATATAATCCCAACAAAAAAATACCCGAAGATCAAATTGAACAATTAATCGAATTATTGCAATATACGCCAACATCGATTAATTCACAGCCTTATCATTTTGTTTTAACAGGAACCCCTACGGGTAAAAAGCGTATTGCAACATCTATGGCTGATGGGCATTTTGTTTTTAACCATAACAAAGTTATTCATGCTTCTCATACCATTGTTATTTGCTCTAAAACCAGCATAGATCGTGAATATCTTACTAAAACGATTAAAAAAGCCCATAAAGATGGTCGCATTGATTCCCTTGAAAGGGTAGAACAACAAATCAATCAATATATGGGCTTTATTGATTTGCATAATAATGTACATAAAGATGCTCAAAGCTGGATGGCAAGACAATGTTATATTGCATTAGGCAATTTATTACTGGGTGCTGCTGCTTTGGGAATAGATGCAACGCCTATAGAAGGTTTTGACAGTGCGATTCTTGATAAAGAACTTGGTTTAACAGCACAAGGTTACATGAGTTTGGTTGTCATTGCTTTGGGATATAGAGCCGATGATGATATATTTGCTAAATTACCAAAATCACGCCTACCTAAAGAAGATCTTTTTACTTTTTTATAA
- a CDS encoding glycosyltransferase family 25 protein, giving the protein MKYFVIYPDDNKDNLEKFKTNNQHLAPEIDIIPVKAPVSNLNLRDELIKKNIITKDNEYDLITLAFTKAHILLWQQAVETQSPITIFEANTITHKDFLDHQKQSLSLKTKYDLMIWGYNLNWNPCLEIIPSLPKVIYTFIGYGTEELKTPNNDLIDVSLYKNSDLRAVQTLKMLSFSGMGCYSISVNGAKQLLQKAISIGNEAAPSYQEKPYGTNFYVFNPVAKRENTSFDVEVNRHIQSLNTYMTIPMLAVIPTTP; this is encoded by the coding sequence ATGAAATATTTTGTTATATATCCTGATGACAACAAAGATAATTTAGAAAAATTCAAAACTAATAATCAACATCTAGCACCTGAAATAGATATTATTCCTGTCAAAGCACCTGTTTCTAATCTTAATTTGCGTGATGAATTAATTAAAAAAAATATTATTACCAAAGATAATGAATATGATTTGATAACCCTTGCTTTTACCAAAGCCCACATTTTATTATGGCAACAAGCAGTGGAAACCCAATCCCCAATCACTATCTTTGAAGCAAATACAATTACGCACAAAGATTTTTTGGACCATCAAAAACAATCTTTATCCTTGAAAACTAAATATGATTTAATGATTTGGGGATATAATTTAAACTGGAACCCTTGTTTAGAGATAATACCTAGCTTACCTAAGGTCATTTATACATTTATAGGTTACGGCACAGAAGAACTCAAAACACCCAATAACGATCTAATTGATGTATCATTATATAAAAATAGCGACTTACGAGCCGTTCAAACGCTTAAAATGCTCTCTTTTTCTGGTATGGGGTGTTATAGTATTTCTGTTAACGGCGCAAAACAGCTTTTACAAAAAGCAATTTCTATAGGAAACGAAGCAGCTCCGTCGTATCAAGAAAAACCTTACGGAACTAATTTTTACGTTTTTAATCCTGTTGCTAAGCGAGAAAACACTTCTTTTGACGTAGAAGTCAACCGTCATATACAATCATTAAATACATACATGACCATCCCAATGTTAGCGGTCATCCCAACAACTCCTTAA